The following nucleotide sequence is from uncultured Roseateles sp..
CGGAGGCGGGCGCATCGGAGGCCGAGGGCGCTGCCTCGGATGCGGCGAAGACCGAGGACGACCCGATGAAGGCGCTGCAGGATTCGATGGCTGCGCCGAAGAAGTAGGCCAACAAGCGACAGCAACAATAGAAAGGGCGCCCTGCGAGGGCGCCCTTTTTCATGGTGAGGCCAAGGCTCTGATCAGAGCTTCTGCGCCGCCATGAAGGAGTCGAAGCGGTTCTCCGCGAAGCGGAACCACAACACCTGGTCACGCTGGAAGGCGCGCAGGTCGGCGTAGATCTTCTTCCACTCGGGGCTCTTGGCGTCGTTGGCGGCAAACACCTCCATCGAAGCCTTGAACGAGGCGTCCAGCACCGCTTGCGAGAAGGGCAGCACCTTGGTCTTGGCGGCCACCAGCTGCTTCAGCGCGTTCGGGTTCAGCGCGTCGTACTTGGCCAGCATGTCCGAGCTGGCCACGGCCGATGCGGCTTCCACGATGGCCTTGTTCTCGGCCGACAGGCCGTCGAAGGCCTTCTGGTTGATGAAGAAGTCGACCTCGGGGCCGCCCTCCCACCAGCCGGGGTAGTAGTAGAACGGCGCGACCTTGTTGAAGCCCAGCTTCTGGTCATCATAGGGACCGACCCACTCGGCGGCGTCGATCGTGCCCTTCTCCAGTGCCTGGTAGATCTCGCCACCAGGAATGCTTTGCGGCACGGCGCCGAGCTTTTGCATCACCTCGCCGACCAGGCCGCCACCGAGCCGCATCTTCAGGCCCTTGAAGTCGGCCACCGACTTGATCTCCTTGCGGAACCAGCCACCCATCTGGGTGCCGGTGTTGCCGCCGGCCAGGCTCAGCATGTTGTAGTTCGCGTAGAACTCGTTCATCAGCTTGCGGCCGTTGCCGTGCATCATCCACGCCGTCATCTGGCGTGCATTGAGGCCGAACGGAATTGCCGAGCCCAGCGCGAACGCCGGGTTCTTGCCGTAGAAGTAGTAGGGCACGGTGTGGCACATCTCGACCGTGCCGTTCTGCACGCCATCGACCACGCCGAACGGCGGCATCAGTTCGCCGCCGGAGTGCACCGAGATTTCAAACTTCCCGCCCGACATGGCCTTGACGGCCTTGGCAAACACTTCGGCGCCGCCGTAAATGGTGTCCAGCGATTTGGGGAAGCTGGACGCCAGACGCCAACGTAGGGCGGTCTGGGCATGCACGGCTGGCGCAATACCTGCGGCCAGCACACCGGCGAGGCCGGCTTGTCGAACAAAGGAACGACGTTCCATCATGAACACTCCTTGGGGGATAAATACGATAAGCGGAAACGATTCTAGGATCGCGATACCCCGCACCTACCCGGGTAAACCCCTGAAGGCGGACCGATAGTGCAGCGAGCGGCGGGGCACAGGCCCGGCTCGATCCGAAGCCATCGAAATACTGTGCGAATGTCGTTCCGCGGCGCCTCGCCGTCAGCGAGTCGTCAGCTTCCGGCCAGCTTCATTTTCTCGATCAGGATCGAGCCCGTGGTCTTGGTACCCAGGGTGTAGCGATCGGCGCCCACGGCGACGATCTGCTTGAACATATCGGGCAGATTGCCGGCGATGGTGATCTCCTCGACCGGGTACTGGATGCGCCCATCCTCGACCCAGTAGCCACTGGCGCCACGCGAGTAGTCGCCGGTCACGTAGTTGACACCCTGGCCCATCAGCTCGGTGACGAACAGGCCGCGGTGCAGCTTGCGCAGCATCGCCTCCAGGTCATCGCCCGGTGCCGTGAGGCGGCTGGTCAGGCTCAGATTGTGCGAGCCGCCGGCATGGCCGGTGGTGCGCAGGCCCAGCTTGCGGGCCGAGTAGGTGGACAGGAAATAGCCCTGCACCACGCCGGCCTCGACGACCGTGCGTGCGCGGGTGATCACGCCCTCGTCGTCGAACGGCGAGCTGCCCTTGCCCTTGAGCAGATGCGGGTCTTCCGCCACGTCGATATGCGGGGCCAGCACCTGCTTGCCGGCGCAGTCGACCAAAAAGGTGGCCTTGCGGTACAGCGCGCCGCCGCTGGTGGCCTGAACGTAGGCGCCGAGAAGGCCGGCCGCCACGGTGGACTCGAACAGCACCGGCACTTCGCCGGTGGGCACACGGCGGGCCTTCAGGCGCGACAGCGCGCGCTCGGCGGCGTAGCGGCCCACCGCCTCGGGCGAAGCCAGTTCCTGCGCGTCGCGCATCGAGCTGTACCAGGCATCACGTTGCATGCCATCGCCGCGCCCGGCGATGGGCGCCACCGACAGCGAATGCCGCGAGCTGGCATAGCCGCCGCGAAAGCCGCGCGAGTTGCCGGTGATGAAGTGCGATTGCTGCGCCGACACGCCGGCGCCCTCGGAGTTGGTGATGCGCTTGTCCACGCCAAAGGCCGCGGCCTCGCAGCGCATGGCGATCTGCGCAGCCTGCTCGGCGGTGATGGCCCAGGGGTGGAACAGGTCGAGGTCGGGGCGGAGCTTGTCGTCCAGGGCCAGGTCTTGATCGTCGGGCAGGCCGGCCATCTCGTCCTCGGCGGTGAAGCGGGCGATGTCGTAGGCCGCGCGCACCGTGTCTTCCAGCGCCTTGCGCGAGAAGTCCGAGGTGCCGGCATTGCCGCGGCGCTGGCCCAGGTAGACGGTCACGCCCAGGGATTTGTCGCGGTTGCGCTCGACGTTCTCCAGCTCGCCCTTGCGGGTTGAGACCGACAGCCCCACGCCTTCGGACGCTTCGGCCGCCGCGTCGGAGGCCCCCAGCGTCTTGGCATAGGCCAGCGCATCGTCCACCAGTTGCTGGAACTGCGCGGGAGACCAGGCAAAGCCGCTGTCGGCGCGCGAGGAAACGGAAGGGGTCTTCTTGGAGGGTCGTGACATGGTTGCCTGGGCAGCGATGGGATCAACCGGCATCATACCCAGGCGGATCGCAGATAGACCCGCTTGGTATCATCCGTCCCTCCCCGCTGGCCCCCTGTCCGACTTCACGCGAAGCCGGCGCTTGACCGAATCCATGAAAAGCCCACCTACCTATCAAGCGTCCGAGAACCCGTTCGACGACGAACGTCCCAGCAAGACCAAGATGAAACAGGCCTCGCACGAGTTGCAGGCCCTGGGCGAAGACCTGGTCAGCCTGCCCGACAGCCGCATCGCACCGCTGAACCTCAGCGAGACCCTGCTGGCCGCGATCCAGGAATACCGCCGCACCCGCTCGCACGAGGGCAAGCGCCGCCAGATGCAGTTCATCGGCAAGCTGATGCGCCACACCGATGCCGAGCCGATACGCGAGGCGGTGGCGGCGATGAAGCTGGGCGTGGCCCGCAATGCGCTGGAGCTGCATGAGGCCGAACGCTGGCGCGCCGAGCTGATCGCCAGCGACGACGCGCTGACCCGCTGGATGGCCGAGTTCCCCGCCACCGATGCGCAGCAGCTGCGCAGCGTCGTGCGCTCGGCCCGCAAGGATGCCTCGCTGGTGCCCGAGAAGCGCAGCGGCCGCGCCTACCGCGAGCTGTTCCAGCTGATCAAGCAGGCGCAGGTCGAGGCCGCCGGCGAAGAAGCGCATCAGGACGAGCCCGGCGATGAGTGAGGTGTTCGAGCCGGTACGCATAGGCCTGGTCTCGGTCAGCGACCGTGCCTCGACCGGCGTCTACGAAGACAAGGGCCTGCCCGCGCTGCGCGACTGGTTGACGCGCGCGTTGCGCAATCCGATCAGCTTCGAGACCCGGCTGATCCCGGACGAGCAGGCCGTCATCAGCGCCGCGCTGATCGAGCTGGTGGACCAGACGCACTGCCATCTGGTGCTGACCACCGGCGGCACCGGCCCGGCGCTGCGTGACGTCACGCCCGAGGCCACCTTGGCCGTGGCCGACAAGGTGATGCCCGGTTTCGGCGAGCAGATGCGCCAGATCAGCCTCAACTTCGTGCCGACGGCCATCCTGTCGCGCCAGGTGGCCGTCATTCGCAAGCAGGCCTTGATCATCAACCTGCCCGGCCAGCCCAAGTCGATTGCCGAGACCCTGGAAGGCCTGCCGCAAGCCACGCCGCCGGTGCCGGGCATCTTCGCCGCCGTGCCCTATTGCCTGGACCTGATTGGCGCGCCCTACCTCGAAACCGACGAGGCCGTGGTCAAGGCCTTCAGGCCGAAATCGGCCATCAGGCCTCGCTGAACGCCACTACTTGACCAGCTGAGTCAGGCGAGCAGCGTCAAAGGACTCGTCCTTTTGCGCATCCTTTGGCACACAGTCGGGCTTGCCAGCCTCCGAGAGCTGGGCGATCGCCTGCCACAGCAGCGCAATCTGGTGCTCGTGGCCCGAGGCGTTGTCGATCAGCCCCTTCATCGCCTGGGCCACCGGGTCATCGCCCTGGGTCACGCCATAAGCCGAGAAGCCCAGCTTGGCGGCCACCTCCTCGCGCTTCGCGTCGGCCTGCGCCTCGATGATCCGCGCCGGGTTGCCCACGGCCGTGGCCCCTGACGGCACCGGCTTGGTGACCACCGCACCCGAGCCGACGCGCGCACCGGCCCCGACGGTGAAGCCGCCCAGCACACAGGCATTGGCGCCGACGATGACGCCGGCCTCCAGTGTCGGGTGGCGCTTGGCGCCCTTGACCAGCGAGGTGCCGCCTAGGGTCACGCCCTGGTAGATCGTGCAACCGTCACCGATCTCGGCCATCTCGCCGATGACGATGCCCATGCCGTGGTCGATGAAGACCTGCCGGCCTATGGTCGCACCGGGGTGTATCTCGATGCCGGTGAGAAAGCGCGCCAGGTTCGAGATGAAGCGGCCCCACCAGGTGAAGCCATGGCGCCAGCAGGCATTGGCCCAGCGGTGCATCAGCAGCGCATGCAGACCCGGATAACAGGTCAGCACCTCCCATGACGAGCGCGCGGCCGGGTCACGTTCGAGGATGCAGGCAATGTCTTCTCTGAGGCGCGCAAACACGGCGGGCTTCCTCTGGTCTGATGTGGGCTGGGCAGTGTAGCAACCGGTTTTGCCAGTCAGCGGGGCAAGACAAATGTCCCTTGCCTTATTCCGGCTTGCCGCGCCCCTTGACCACTGCCTTGGCAATACCGCGCAAGATGTGGATTTCCTCGTCTGCCAGTTGGGCGCGGTTCAGCAGCTGATTCAGTCGCGGCATCAGTTTCTTGGGCGCAGCCGGGTCGAGAAAATCGATCTCGACCAGGGCCTGCTGCCAATGCTCCAGCAACCCCTGCACGGCCGCCGCCGATGCGAACTTGGGCTCGGCGGTGCGTCCCTCGACCTCGAAGCCGCCCAGCGCCTGGCGCCATTCGTAGGAGATCAGCTGTATTGCCTGGGCCAGGTTCAGCGAGCCGTAGCTCGGATTCGTCGGGATGCTGAGCACCGCATGGCAGCGATAGACGTCCTCGTTGCTCATGCCATAGCGCTCGGAGCCGAACACGAAGGCAACGCGCTGGCCGCTGGCCGCCAGCTCGGGGAACAGCGCGCGGGGTGCATGGGTGAGCGGGCCGAAGTCGCGCGGCGTCATGGCCGTGGCGCACAGGTAGCTGACGCCGTCCATGGCCTCTTCCAGGCTATCGACGATGCGCGCCCGGGCCAGGATGTCGGCCGCCCCACTGGCCATCGCGATGGTCTCTTCCTGGCTCAGCACATCGGCAAAACGGGGCTTGACCAGGACCAGATCGCCGAAGCCCATCACCTTCATAGCCCTTGCGGCCGAGCCCACATTGCCGGGGTGGCTGGTCTGAACCAGGATGAATCGTGTGGAATCGACGCTCAAGGGCTTTGCCGGCAAGGTAAAATCAGCATTATCCCTAGCTTGAGGCTAGCGATCCGCTCTTTTCCTCCGCCAAGTCCCCTTTCCCAGCACGCAGGTTCCACGCATGTCCACACAAGCCGCACTCCATCCCATGCTCAACGTTGCCATCAAGGCAGCGCGCGCGGCAGGTTCCATCATCAACCGTGCCTCCATGGATCTGGACTTGCTGAAGGTCAACACCAAGTCTCCCAACGACTTCGTGACCGAGGTGGACCAGGCCGCCGAGCGCGTCATCATCGAGACGCTGCTCACCGCCTACCCGGGCCACGGCATCCTGGCCGAAGAGTCGGGCCGCGAGCATGGCTCGGCCGACAGCGAATACGTCTGGATCATCGATCCGCTGGACGGCACCACCAATTTCATCCACGGCTTCCCTGTGTATGCCGTATCCATCGCCCTGGCCTTCCGCGGCCAGGTGCAGCAGGCCGTCGTCTATGACCCGACCCGCAACGACCTGTTCTATGCCTCCAAGGGCCGCGGCGCCTATCTGAACGACAAGCGCCTGCGCGTGTCCAAGCGCGTGCGCATGGCCGAGGCGCTGATAGGCACCGGCTTCCCCTTCCGCAAGGGCGACAACTTCAAGCGCTATGTGAAGATGTTCGAGGAAGTGATGCAGCAATGCGCCGGCCTGCGCCGCCCGGGCGCGGCAGCCCTCGACCTCTGCTACGTGGCTGCCGGCTATTACGACGGCTTCTTCGAGACCGGCCTGCAGCCCTGGGACGTGGCCGCGGGCTCGCTGATCATCACCGAGGCCGGCGGCCTGGTCGGCAACTTCACCGGCGAGTCGGACTATCTGTACCAGCGCGAGGTGGTGGCTGCCAATCCGCGCATCTACGGCCAGCTGGTGCAGACGCTGGCGCCCTACACCCGGGTGATCAAGGAAGAAGAAGCGGCCGCCGAGGCCAAGGCCGAGGAGCAGACGGCTGCCGCGGCCGTTGCCGCCGCCGAGACCAAGAAGAAGGCGCCGGTGCGCCTGCGCAAGGCCGATCTGGCCTAAGGCAGGAGCCGACAGCTAGAACGGGTACTGCCGCTCACCGGTCTGCACGGTCACCCAGCGCAGTTCGGTGAAGGCCTCGATGCCGGCCTTGCCGCCGAAGCGGCCGTAGCCGCTGCCCTTGACGCCGCCGAAGGGCATCTGCGCCTCGTCGTGTACGGTCGGGCCGTTGACATGACAGATGCCCGACTCGATGCGCTTGGCCACCTGCAGCGCGCGGCCTATGTCGCGGCCGAACACGGCCGCCGACAGGCCGAACTCGTTGTCATTGGCGCAGGCCACCGCGGCCTCGACGCCATCGACCCGCACGATGCACTTGACCGGGCCGAAGGTCTCCTCGCGGTAGATGCGCATGGCCGGGTTCACATGGTCCAGCACGGTGGCGGCCATCAGGGTGCTGTCGGCCTTGCCGCCGCACAGCAGCTGGGCGCCTTTGACCAGCGCATCGTCGATCAGCGCATTGCAGTGCTCGACCGTGGCCATGCCGGCCACCGAGCCCAGCACCACAGGCGCTGGCAGACGCGGGTCGCCAATGGGCAACGAGCAGGCTCGCTGGACGAAGCGTGCGGCGAAGTCGTCGGCGACCTGGGCGTCCACAATCAGCCGCTCGGTGGACATGCAGATCTGGCCCGAGTTGGCAAAGGCGCCGAAGACCGCCGCAGCCACGGCCGCATCGAGGTCGGCATCGTCCAGCACCAGCAGCGGCGCCTTGCCGCCCAGCTCCAGCAGCGCCGGTTTTAGATGGGCGGCGCAGGTGGCGGCAAGCAACTTGCCCACCCGCGTCGAGCCGGTGAAGTTGACACGCCGCACGGCCGGATTGGCAATGATGGCCTCGACCACGGTGCCCGCGTCGGCGGGATCGTTGGTCAGGTAGTTCAGCACCCCGGCGGCGAAGCCGGCATCCTGGAACGACTCGATGATCAGCTGATGCGTGCGCGGGCACAGCTCGCTACCCTTCAGGATGACCGTGTTGCCGCAGGCCAGCGGCGTGGCAATGGCGCGCACGCCCAGAATCACCGGCGCATTCCACGGCGCGATGCCCAGCACCACACCGGCCGGCTGGCGCATGCCCATGGCCAGCAGGCCGGGCACATCGGACGGAATCACCTCGCCACTGATCTGGGTGGTGAGCGCTGCGGCCTCACGCACCATGCCGGCGGCCAGATGCACATTGAAGCCGGCCCACATCGCCGAGGCACCGGTCTCGGCCGCCATCGCGGCGGTGAACTGCGGCGCGCGAGCCTCCAGCGCGTCGGCGGCCTTCAGCAGCAACACGCGGCGCGCGCCGGGGCCGGTCTGGCTCCAGGCGGCGAAGGCGGCTTGCGCCGCACCGACCGCGGCGCGCGCATCGGTGGGGCTGGCGGCTGGCGCGCGGCTGGCCACGCTGCCGTCCAGCGGGTTGCGGCGCTCGAAGGTGCGTGCGCCCTCGGCGCTGACGGCTTGGCCCTGGATCAGCAGGCTGCATTCGTACATCGTGTGTGCTCCGGAATCGACAAACAAGCAGTCTGAGTCCGGCGCCCGGCGAACATTTGACCAGGCGTCACATCGCATTTGCCTCAGCGCGCCAGCGCCGTCGTGGATTACCCTGTGCTTCTGCTCGCGAGCCTAGGCGGCGCGCCAGGCAAGGCAGGTGATCAGCGTCTACACTCACAGCCTGCGGGGCGCTCGGCCTCCCGCCGCCCCAGAAGCCCTCAGCCGAGGGCTTTGCCCTTTCTGAACAAGCTCGATGAACACCAAGGCTGCCCAAGACTTCAGCGCGCACACGCCCATGATGGCCCAGTATTTCGGGCTCAAGGCGGACCATCCGGACAGCCTGCTGTTCTACCGGATGGGCGATTTCTACGAAGTCTTCTTCGACGACGCCCGCCAGGCCAATGCGCTGCTGGATATCACCTTGACCACGCGGGGCCAGAGCGCCGGCCAGCCGGTGGTGATGGCCGGCGTGCCTGTCCACGCGCTGGAAGCGTACCTGGCCAAGCTGATCAAGCTGGGCGTGCCGGTGGCGATTGCCGAGCAGGTCGGCGATGTGGCCACGGCCAAGGGGCCGGTCGAGCGCAAGGTGGTGCGCGTTGTCACGCCCGGCACGGTGACCGACACCGAGCTGCTGGCCGACAAGCAGGATTCGGTCTTGCTGGCCCTTTCGACCCAGGGCCGCACCATCGGCCTGGCCTGGCTGAGCATGACCCAGGGCCAGCTGGGCATGGGCGAGTGTTCGGAGCGCGAGCTGGCCGGCTGGCTGACCCGGCTCGCGCCGGCCGAGGTGCTGGTGGACCGCGACAAAGTGCCCGCTTCGCTGGTCGCCGCCCGCGTGCCGACCACCTACCGCCCGGCCTGGCAGTTCGATGCCGGCCTCGGAAACCGCAAGCTGTGCGAGCAGCTGGGCGTGGCCAGCCTGGCTGGCTACAACGCGCAGACCCTGACCGCCGCCCAGGCCGCCGGCGCCGCGCTCTTGAGCTATGCCGAGCACACCCAGGGCCGGGCGCTGGCCCATGTGCAAAGCCTGGAGGTGCAGCGCAGCAGCGATCTGCTGGACCTGCCACCGGCCACGCAGCGCAATCTGGAGCTGACGCAGACGCTGCGCGGCGAGACATCGCCGACTCTGCTGTCGCTGCTGGACAGCTGCCGCACCGGCATGGGCAGCCGCACGCTGCGCCACTGGCTGCTGCATCCGCGGCGCGAGCGCACCGAGGCGCTGGCCCGGCACGAGGCCATCGAATCGCTGATCGCCAACGGCTTCGAGCCGCTGCGCCACTGCCTGCGTTCGGTGTCCGATGTGGAGCGCATCACCGCCCGCATCGCACTGCGCCAGGTGCGCCCGCGCGAGCTGACCGGGCTGCGCGCTACGCTGCAGGTGCTGCCCGAGTTGCGCGCCAGTTATGCCAGCAATGGCGCGCTACTGACGTTGATGTCGGCCGGGCTGATGCCACCCACCGAGATTGAGGAGCTGCTGCGCCAGGCGATTGCCGAGGAGCCGGCCGTGCTCTTGCGCGACGGCGGCGTGATCGCCACCGGCTTCGATGCCGAGCTCGATGAGTTGCGCGCGATTCAAGGCAATTGCGATGATTTCCTGATCGCGCTGGAAACGCGCGAGCGCGCCCGCACCAACATCCCGAATCTGCGCGTGCAGTTCAACCGCGTGCACGGCTTCTACATCGAAGTCACGCAAAGCCATGCGGACAAGGTGCCGACCGACTACCAGCGCCGCCAGACGCTGAAGAACGCCGAGCGCTACATCACGCCCGAGCTGAAGGCCTTCGAGGACAAGGCCCTGTCGGCCCAGGAGCGTGCGCTGGCTCGCGAGAAGCTGCTGTTCGAACAGGTGCTGGACGCGCTGCAGCTGCAGCTGGCGCCGCTGAGCCTGCTGGGCCGTTCCTTGTCCAGCCTCGATGTGCTGGCCGCGCTGGCCGAGCGCGCCACCACGCTGCAATGGTGCCGGCCGGAATTCGTCAGCCAGCCCTGCATCGAGATGGAGGCCGGCCGTCACCCGGTCGTCGAGATGCGGCTGCAGGAAACCGGCGCCGGCGAATTCATGGCCAATGACTGCCGGCTCGATGCCCGCACCAAGCTGCTGATGATCACCGGTCCGAATATGGGCGGCAAGAGCACCTTCATGCGCCAGGTGGCGCTGGTGGCGCTGCTCGCCGCGATGGGCTCCTACGTGCCCGCCAGCAGCTGCCGGCTGGGGCCCATGGACGCCATCCACACCCGCATCGGCGCGGCCGACGACCTGGCCAATGCGCAATCGACCTTCATGCTGGAGATGACCGAGGCCGCCGCCATCCTGCACAGCGCGACCGATCAGTCGCTGGTGCTGATGGACGAGATCGGCCGTGGCACCTCGACCTTCGACGGCCTGGCCCTGGCCGGCGCGATCGCCAGCCATCTGCACGACAAGAACCGTGCGTTCACCCTGTTCGCCACCCACTATTTCGAACTGACCGAGTTCCCGGTCAAGCACGACCGGGCGCTGAATATGCATGTGTCGGCGGCCGAGAGCGGTGACAGCATCGTCTTCCTGCACGAGATCCAGCCCGGGCCGGCCAGCCGCAGCTATGGCGTGCAGGTCGCGCGGCTAGCGGGCATGCCCGCCGGCCTGGTGCGGCAGGCCCGTGCAACGCTCGAAGCGTTGGAGGCAAGAGCCAGCGAATCGCAGGCACAGATCGATCTGTTCGCCGCGCCGCCGGCCGAGGTGGTGGCTGAGCAGGCAGGGCCTTCGTCGCTGGAACTGGCCCTGGCAGATATCGACCCCGACGCGCTGAGCCCCAAAGAGGCGCTGGACGCCCTGTACCGCCTGAAGGCGGCAGCTCGTGCATAAAACCGGCATGAAGACCAAGCCCCTCCCCAGCGGCGCCAAGCACCTGGTGTTCGCCCACGGCAACGGCTTTCCTGGGGGCTGCTACCGCCAGCTGTTCGACTCCTGGCAGCGCGCCGGCTGGACCGTTCATGCCATCGACCGCTTCGGCCATGACCCCCGCTTCCCGGTCAGCAGCAACTGGCCCCATCTGCGCGACCAGTTGATAGAGGAAGTCGAGCAGCAGGCGCAGCAAGCCAAGGCGAAGATCATGCTGGTCGGCCACTCGCTGGGCGGCCTCGTCAGCCTGAAGGCCGCCTGCAAGCGGCCCGATCTGGTGCAGGGCTTGGTGATGCTGGACTCGCCCATCATCAGCGGTTGGCGCGCGCACAGCGTGCAGGTGATGAAGGCCACCGGCCTGATGCCGCGGGTGTCGCCGGGCAAGATCAGCCAGCAGCGCCGCCATGAGTGGCCCGACCGCGCGGCCGTGCTGCAGCACTTCGCCAGCAAGCATGTGTTCAAGCGCTGGGATCCGCGGGTGCTGGCCGACTATGTCGAGCACGGCTTTGAGGAGCAGGACGGCAAGACCGTGCTGCGTTTCACCCGCGAGGTCGAGACCCGCATCTACAACACCCTGCCCCACAACCTGGATGCGATGCTGCGCCGCCATCCGCCGCAATGCCCGGTGGCTTTTGTGGCTGGCACCCAGTCGGTCGAATCGCGTCAGGGCGGGCTGGAAGCGGCCAAGGCCTTGGCCAAGGAACGCTTCGTCTGGTTCGAAGGCACGCACCTGTATCCGTTCGAACGGCCCGACGACACCGCGGCCCTGGTGCTCGACTTGATGGAACATTTGCAGCGTGTGCCCGGTTGAGTGCGGGCGCATCGATATAATCACGCTTTACCACCACAGCGTTCTCCAACGCTGCACGACATGACCAAGTTCGTCTTCGTCACCGGCGGTGTGGTGTCCTCGCTGGGTAAGGGCATCTCGTCGGCATCTTTGGCTGCGATTCTTGAATCGCGTGGCCTCAAAGTCACCCTCATCAAACTCGATCCGTACATCAACGTCGATCCGGGCACGATGTCGCCGTTTCAGCATGGCGAGGTGTTCGTCACCGACGACGGTGCCGAAACCGACCTCGACCTCGGCCACTACGAGCGCTTCATCACCACGCGCATGAAGCGCAGCAACAACTTCACCACCGGCCAGATCTACAAGTCGGTGCTGGAGAAGGAGCGCCGCGGCGACTATCTGGGCAAGACCGTACAGGTCATCCCCCATGTGACCAACGAAATCCAGGACTACATCCGCCGTGGCGCGGGCGTGGGCACACCGGAAGCGGTGGATGTGGCCATCGTCGAGATCGGCGGCACGGTCGGCGACATCGAGTCGCTGCCCTTCCTCGAAGCGGTGCGCCAGATGAGCCTGAAGATGGGCCCGCACAACACCGCCTTCGTGCACCTGACCTATGTGCCCTGGATCGCCGCCGCCGGCGAGCTGAAGACCAAGCCGACGCAACACACGGCGCAGAAGCTGCGCGAGATCGGCATCCAGGCCGACGCGCTGCTGTGCCGCGCCGACCGCCGCATCCCCGACGACGAGCGCGAGAAGATCTCGCTGTTCACCAATGTGCCCGAGTACGGCGTGATCTCGGTCTGGGATGCCAAGAGCATCTACCAGGTGCCGCGCATGCTGCACGAGCAGGGCCTGGACCAGCTGATCTGCACCAAGCTGCAGCTCAACACCAAGCCGGCCGATCTGAGCCGCTGGGACAAGCTGGTGCACGAGGTTGAGCACCCCGGCAGCGACATCACGATCGCGATGTGCGGCAAGTACACCGATCTGTCGGACTCGTACAAATCGCTGAACGAGGCGCTGCGCCACGCCGGCATACACAACCATGCC
It contains:
- the mutS gene encoding DNA mismatch repair protein MutS; the protein is MNTKAAQDFSAHTPMMAQYFGLKADHPDSLLFYRMGDFYEVFFDDARQANALLDITLTTRGQSAGQPVVMAGVPVHALEAYLAKLIKLGVPVAIAEQVGDVATAKGPVERKVVRVVTPGTVTDTELLADKQDSVLLALSTQGRTIGLAWLSMTQGQLGMGECSERELAGWLTRLAPAEVLVDRDKVPASLVAARVPTTYRPAWQFDAGLGNRKLCEQLGVASLAGYNAQTLTAAQAAGAALLSYAEHTQGRALAHVQSLEVQRSSDLLDLPPATQRNLELTQTLRGETSPTLLSLLDSCRTGMGSRTLRHWLLHPRRERTEALARHEAIESLIANGFEPLRHCLRSVSDVERITARIALRQVRPRELTGLRATLQVLPELRASYASNGALLTLMSAGLMPPTEIEELLRQAIAEEPAVLLRDGGVIATGFDAELDELRAIQGNCDDFLIALETRERARTNIPNLRVQFNRVHGFYIEVTQSHADKVPTDYQRRQTLKNAERYITPELKAFEDKALSAQERALAREKLLFEQVLDALQLQLAPLSLLGRSLSSLDVLAALAERATTLQWCRPEFVSQPCIEMEAGRHPVVEMRLQETGAGEFMANDCRLDARTKLLMITGPNMGGKSTFMRQVALVALLAAMGSYVPASSCRLGPMDAIHTRIGAADDLANAQSTFMLEMTEAAAILHSATDQSLVLMDEIGRGTSTFDGLALAGAIASHLHDKNRAFTLFATHYFELTEFPVKHDRALNMHVSAAESGDSIVFLHEIQPGPASRSYGVQVARLAGMPAGLVRQARATLEALEARASESQAQIDLFAAPPAEVVAEQAGPSSLELALADIDPDALSPKEALDALYRLKAAARA
- a CDS encoding alpha/beta hydrolase; this encodes MKTKPLPSGAKHLVFAHGNGFPGGCYRQLFDSWQRAGWTVHAIDRFGHDPRFPVSSNWPHLRDQLIEEVEQQAQQAKAKIMLVGHSLGGLVSLKAACKRPDLVQGLVMLDSPIISGWRAHSVQVMKATGLMPRVSPGKISQQRRHEWPDRAAVLQHFASKHVFKRWDPRVLADYVEHGFEEQDGKTVLRFTREVETRIYNTLPHNLDAMLRRHPPQCPVAFVAGTQSVESRQGGLEAAKALAKERFVWFEGTHLYPFERPDDTAALVLDLMEHLQRVPG
- a CDS encoding CTP synthase — its product is MTKFVFVTGGVVSSLGKGISSASLAAILESRGLKVTLIKLDPYINVDPGTMSPFQHGEVFVTDDGAETDLDLGHYERFITTRMKRSNNFTTGQIYKSVLEKERRGDYLGKTVQVIPHVTNEIQDYIRRGAGVGTPEAVDVAIVEIGGTVGDIESLPFLEAVRQMSLKMGPHNTAFVHLTYVPWIAAAGELKTKPTQHTAQKLREIGIQADALLCRADRRIPDDEREKISLFTNVPEYGVISVWDAKSIYQVPRMLHEQGLDQLICTKLQLNTKPADLSRWDKLVHEVEHPGSDITIAMCGKYTDLSDSYKSLNEALRHAGIHNHARVNIEYVDSETLTADSADQLAKFDAILVPGGFGKRGVEGKILAAQYAREHKIPYLGICLGMQVATIEYARHMAGLEGANSTEFDPESPHKVIALIDEWQEADGTIQKRDEKSDLGGTMRLGAQSSDVKPGTLAHEIYGPVVTERHRHRYEANEKYLDQLQQAGLVISAITQREKLTEMVELPRAVHPWFVGVQFHPEFKSTPWGGHPLFISFIKAALEHHQAATVPAAA